CCAACCAATAGTCATAGAGCTTTACTGTTGCGCCAGGTATAGCAGTGCTGCAGTCAGCCTTATAAACTTTTCCATAGATATCATAGGCAAAGGCTGTGGCAGAGCCAAAAGATAGGAAGAGAAACAGCCCTAAGAGGATAATTACTTTTTTATTTATGGTTTTCATCTCTTCCCCCTACTTATATTCATAATCCCCCCATAGATGAGTTCTGTTTTTTATAAAGTCAATTTGGTGAGTATTTAGCCAAAACTTTATCAGCAGCTAAAATGGTTGTCAAGATGTAGATTTTTTTTACACATCCCCTCTTATCAGTTCTCTCTCCTCGAGGGAGGAAATAGCAAATCTTTTTTTGGGGGGGGGTAAAAGTCCCCCTACTGGTCGTCGACCGCCTTAGGAAGGAAGGAGGCAAAATAAATTTGAATTTAATAATCAATTAATGATATTTTAAGAAGGGTTGAAGGGTTAATGAATTTAATTTAATATGTCAAAAAGGGTGATGATAATTACAGGAGAGAGTTCAGGAGAGCTATATGGCGCCATGCTGAGCAGGGCACTTAAAAGACTATGGCCTGATATAGAGATAACAGGCATTGGCGGAAACCGCATGAGGGCTGAAGGTATAAATTTAATATCGCAGATTTCAGGGGCATTGGGGCTTACTGAAACCATTCGCCACTGGGGTGAGATAAGGAGAAGCTTTAAAAGAGCCAAGGAGGCTCTGAGGACTCAGAGGCCGGATGTCCTTGTGTTGATTGATTACCCTGATTTTAATATGGCCCTCGCTGCTAAAGCTAAAGCCTCAGGAATCCCCATTCTTTATTATGTAAGCCCGCAGGTATGGGCATGGCGCCCTAAAAGGGCAAAGAAAATCGCCCGCCTTGTAAACAGGATGGCTGTGATCTTCCCTTTTGAGACGGACATTTATAAAAACGTCGGTCTTTCACACGAATTTGTAGGTCACCCTATTGCAGAAACTATTGATATTAATCAGACAAAAGAGGAATTAAAACAAAAACTCGGGCTCGATGTGCGTAAACCAGCCATAAGTCTTCTGCCAGGAAGCAGATTTTCTGAAATAAAAAAACATATGCCTATTCTCAAGGGAGTTGCTGAAAAAATCCACAACGAATTTCCTGAAAATCAGTTGCTTATACCGCTTGCGCCAGGCATTGAACTTACAGAGCAGGTGCCGGATTATATCAAGATTTTAAAAGATTCTACTAAAGAAGCCCTCGCTTGCTCGGAAGCTGCAGCCGTAGCCTCAGGCACGGCAACGCTTGAGACCGCACTCATAGGCACACCAATGGTGGTTTTTTACAAACTTTCCCCAGTAACCTTCTTTTTTGCTAAACTGCTGGTAAAGGTTAAATTCATTTCTATAGTTAATATCCTTGCTGGAGAAGAAGTTGTTGTAGAGCTTGTTCAGGAAAAGGCA
This genomic stretch from Nitrospirota bacterium harbors:
- the lpxB gene encoding lipid-A-disaccharide synthase, with product MIITGESSGELYGAMLSRALKRLWPDIEITGIGGNRMRAEGINLISQISGALGLTETIRHWGEIRRSFKRAKEALRTQRPDVLVLIDYPDFNMALAAKAKASGIPILYYVSPQVWAWRPKRAKKIARLVNRMAVIFPFETDIYKNVGLSHEFVGHPIAETIDINQTKEELKQKLGLDVRKPAISLLPGSRFSEIKKHMPILKGVAEKIHNEFPENQLLIPLAPGIELTEQVPDYIKILKDSTKEALACSEAAAVASGTATLETALIGTPMVVFYKLSPVTFFFAKLLVKVKFISIVNILAGEEVVVELVQEKATVEGIFSELMKLIYDIQYRQKMISNLQKIKEMMSKKTASVKVASMIGELAGWNTTNAC